The Rhododendron vialii isolate Sample 1 chromosome 8a, ASM3025357v1 genome has a window encoding:
- the LOC131299277 gene encoding large ribosomal subunit protein eL28y-like — MATVPGPLIWEIVKKNNSFLVKEFGNGSASVQFSKESNNLYNLNSYKHSGLANEKTVTIQPGGKDQSVLLATTKTRKQGKPASLLHKTVMKKEFRRMAKAVSNQVADNYYRPDLKNAALARLSAVQRSLKVAKSGVKKRNRQAC; from the exons ATGGCGACGGTACCAGGGCCCTTGATATGGGAGATCGTGAAGAAGAACAACTCGTTCCTCGTGAAGGAGTTCGGCAACGGAAGTGCCAGTGTGCAGTTCAGCAAAGAGAGCAACAATCTCTACAACCTCAATTCCTACAAGCACTCAG GGCTGGCGAATGAGAAAACTGTGACCATTCAACCAGGGGGCAAAGATCAATCTGTGTTGCTTGCAACAACAAAGACCAGGAAGCAGGGAAAACCTGCCAGTCTACTTCACAAGACTGTGATGAAGAAGGAGTTCCGCCGCATGGCGAAGGCAGTTTCAAATCAG GTGGCAGATAACTATTACAGGCCAGATCTGAAGAATGCAGCCCTTGCGAGGCTGAGTGCTGTGCAGCGGAGCCTTAAGGTTGCCAAATCTGGTGTGAAGAAGAGGAATAGGCAGGCTTGTTAG
- the LOC131299231 gene encoding uncharacterized protein At1g51745-like, with amino-acid sequence MGSSSETNAKAIDPAVGGLVWVRRRNGSWWPGRIVGVDELSEGCLVSPRSGTPVKLLGREDASVDWYNLEKSKRVKAFRCGDYDECIEKAKASAASSSKKQVKYARREDAILHALELESAHQSKDHQDVSSKMGTSGGKQLLFEEPAVPHSSKEIGHMDEESSSFEDHSNSPQELSQSVVSFEEPNHVSASREQGRPRRTPNDSEDDGTEGVKRMRGLEDLGMGVVSSLKRKRSEVAHVHEFLKRKNRRRPLTKVLESTAMVSVPVTCEQIPSPNGSPLPGVSDSKVSGLESNESKRSLSVVLNNSDSTGVSCENGISVNASGHASDVSLVNNKQKENEISSMSGLPENGSCDKLFDVPFVGEEKHPEGFAPILVSCSSEKPQAGAGGQSSQSSQVETLSLGGNEELNESGSTCSGAADIDNISQSIEKGSSKWQIKGKRNSRNTSKNKRQDSRKYKDINEESKAYLTSLEHRPFTESQINDYWGWSGHISCKAPHEVKLLPDCSQTTQRSLPYRQSRFILNPKYQTSDFPLRSYDMGSCLYDVNLEVKASYRPQHVPYISLMSKLNSQPIIGHPLTVEVLDDGFCDLLVTGPGLKPECYFTSSSCDLDDLEENDTSALEGVDMDYEVKPNLGGGRVPTKRLPLHRVSPSKSPKTRKNGHVSKKIRKLSSLTGTHRRIEDEKNPVVEKIKGPAVACVPLKVVFSRINASLNGSMRSVKFVS; translated from the exons ggACTGGTATAATCTTGAAAAATCTAAACGGGTGAAGGCATTTCGTTGTGGGGACTATGATGAGTGCATTGAAAAAGCCAAAGCTTCTGCTGCTAGTTCTTCCAAGAAACAAGTGAAGTATGCTCGGCGGGAAGATGCCATTCTTCATGCTCTTGAGCTTGAAAGTGCTCATCAATCCAAAGATCATCAGGATGTCAGTTCAAAAATGGGGACATCAGGTGGAAAACAACTTTTATTCGAGGAACCGGCAGTGCCTCATTCTAGCAAAGAGATTGGACACATGGATGAGGAATCAAGTAGTTTTGAAGACCATTCTAATTCACCACAGGAATTGTCTCAGTCTGTTGTATCATTTGAAGAGCCAAATCATGTCAGTGCTTCTAGAGAGCAAGGGAGACCACGACGGACGCCGAATGATTCAGAAGATGATGGAACTGAGGGAGTTAAGCGTATGAGAGGACTTGAGGATTTGGGTATGGGTGTAGTGTCATCTTTGAAGAGGAAGAGATCTGAAGTCGCCCATGTTCATGAGTTCTTAAAACGGAAAAATCGTCGCCGCCCCTTGACAAAGGTTCTAGAGAGTACAGCTATGGTGTCTGTTCCAGTTACTTGTGAACAAATTCCCAGTCCAAATGGATCACCTCTCCCTGGAGTGTCTGACAGCAAGGTTTCTGGACTAGAGTCCAATGAATCAAAAAGAAGCTTATCAGTGGTGCTTAATAACTCGGATAGTACGGGAGTTTCGTGTGAAAACGGAATCTCAGTGAATGCATCTGGACATGCTTCTGATGTATCTCTTGTTAATAACAAAcagaaggaaaatgaaatttcaagCATGTCAGGGTTACCTGAGAACGGTTCGTGCGACAAATTATTTGATGTGCCATTTGTGGGGGAGGAAAAGCACCCTGAAG GATTTGCTCCGATTTTGGTATCATGCTCTTCCGAAAAGCCTCAGGCTGGTGCTGGAGGGCAATCTAGTCAAAGCAGTCAAGTTGAAACTCTATCTTTGGGAGGAAATGAAGAACTGAACGAGTCCGGCTCTACCTGTTCAGGTGCTGCTGATATTGATAATATAAGCCAGAGCATTGAAAAAGGTTCTTCAAAGTGgcaaataaaaggaaagagaaactcaagaaatactagtaaaaataaaagacaagatTCAAGAAAGTATAAAGATATCAATGAAGAATCCAAAGCTTATTTAACAAGCTTAGAGCACAGACCATTTACTGAATCCCAGATAAATGACTACTGGGGATGGAGTGGGCATATTTCTTGCAAGGCGCCTCATGAAGTGAAACTTTTACCTGATTGCTCTCAAACTACGCAAAGGTCACTCCCCTATCGCCAGTCCCGGTTTATACTGAACCCTAAGTATCAGACATCAGATTTTCCTCTCAGAAGTTATGATATGGGTTCTTGTCTATACGATGTTAATCTAGAGGTGAAAGCAAGCTATCGTCCTCAGCATGTTCCATATATTTCTCTCATGAGCAAATTGAATAGTCAACCAATAATAGGTCACCCTCTTACAGTTGAGGTTTTGGATGATGGGTTCTGTGATCTTTTGGTGACTGGGCCTGGGCTCAAGCCCGAATGCTATTTTACTAGTAGCAGCTGTGACTTGGATGATCTAGAAGAGAATGATACATCTGCTTTGGAAGGTGTTGATATGGATTATGAAGTGAAGCCAAACCTGGGAGGTGGAAGGGTTCCTACAAAGCGTTTGCCTTTGCATCGTGTTTCGCCTAGTAAATCGCCCAAGACTAGGAAAAATGGGCACGTTTCCAAGAAGATACGTAAATTGTCTTCACTAACTGGTACTCACAGGCGAATTGAAGACGAGAAGAACCCAGTGGTGGAGAAGATCAAGGGCCCTGCTGTAGCTTGTGTCCCGTTGAAAGTAGTGTTCAGTAGGATAAATGCATCACTAAACGGTTCTATGCGATCCGTGAAATTTGTTTCTTGA